In a genomic window of Equus caballus isolate H_3958 breed thoroughbred chromosome 9, TB-T2T, whole genome shotgun sequence:
- the RGS20 gene encoding regulator of G-protein signaling 20 isoform X2, with translation MSSEEKTFQPVKKAPTLEEVSAWAQSFDKLMLTPAGRNAFREFLRTEFSEENMLFWMACEELKKEANKNIIEEKARIIYEDYVSILSPKEVSLDSRVREVINRNMVEPSQHIFDDAQLQIYTLMHRDSYPRFMNSALYKDLLQSLSEKSVEA, from the exons ATGAGCTCGGAAGAGAAGACCTTCCAACCTGTGAAGAAAG CTCCCACTTTGGAAGAAGTCAGCGCCTGGGCTCAGTCGTTCGACAAGCTGATGCTCACTCCCGCGGGAAGGAATGCTTTCCGAGAATTCCTCCGAACAGAATTCAGCGAAGAAAATATGCTTTTCTGGATGGCGTGTGAGGAACTGAAAAAAGAAGCTAATAAAAACATTATTGAAGAGAAAGCAAGGATAATATATGAAGACTACGTTTCTATTCTTTCTCCTAAAGAG GTCAGCTTAGACTCCCGAGTAAGAGAAGTCATCAATAGGAACATGGTGGAGCCATCCCAACACATATTCGATGATGCCCAGCTTCAGATTTACACCTTAATGCACAGAGACTCATATCCCAGATTCATGAACTCTGCTCTCTATAAAGATTTGCTTCAGTCCCTATCTGAGAAATCAGTTGAAGCATAG